One window from the genome of Pseudalkalibacillus hwajinpoensis encodes:
- a CDS encoding adenylosuccinate synthase yields the protein MPSVVVVGTQWGDEGKGKITDYLSENAEVVARYQGGNNAGHTIVFNDTKYKLHLIPSGIFYDDKICVIGNGMVVDPKAVLEELAYLHERNINTDNLRISNRAHVILPYHLKLDVVEEEYKGENKIGTTKKGIGPAYMDKAARVGIRICDLLDREVFEEKLERNLTDKNRLLEKMYEVEGFKKEDILEEYYEYGQKIAKYVVDTSVVLNDAIDEGRRVLFEGAQGVMLDIDQGTYPFVTSSNPIAGGVTIGSGVGPSKINHVVGVSKAYTTRVGDGPFPTELHDEVGDQIREVGNEYGTTTGRPRRVGWFDSVVVRHARRVSGITDLSLNSIDVLTGIETLKICTAYKYKGEVIEEFPASLKVLAECEPVYEEMPGWTEDITGVKNLGDLPPNARHYIERVSQLTGIPLSIFSVGPDRNQTNMIRGVFA from the coding sequence ATGCCATCAGTAGTTGTGGTAGGAACACAGTGGGGCGATGAAGGTAAAGGAAAGATTACGGATTACCTCTCGGAAAATGCAGAAGTTGTCGCTCGTTATCAGGGTGGAAACAATGCAGGACATACAATTGTATTTAATGATACGAAGTACAAACTTCACTTGATTCCATCAGGAATTTTTTATGACGATAAAATTTGTGTCATCGGAAACGGAATGGTTGTTGATCCAAAAGCTGTTCTTGAAGAACTTGCCTATTTACATGAACGCAATATTAATACAGATAACCTGCGCATTAGCAATCGCGCACATGTTATTCTTCCTTATCACTTGAAGCTTGATGTCGTGGAAGAAGAGTACAAAGGCGAAAATAAAATTGGCACAACGAAAAAAGGAATTGGCCCAGCATATATGGACAAAGCTGCAAGAGTGGGAATCCGTATTTGTGATCTTCTTGACAGAGAAGTATTTGAAGAGAAGCTGGAGCGTAACCTAACTGATAAAAATCGTCTTCTAGAGAAAATGTATGAAGTTGAAGGCTTTAAAAAAGAAGATATTCTTGAAGAATACTACGAATACGGCCAAAAGATTGCAAAGTATGTTGTAGATACTTCAGTGGTCCTTAATGATGCCATTGATGAAGGGCGTCGTGTTCTATTTGAAGGTGCACAAGGTGTCATGCTTGATATCGATCAGGGTACATACCCATTTGTAACGTCTTCAAATCCAATTGCTGGTGGGGTTACAATTGGTTCAGGTGTAGGACCTAGTAAAATTAATCATGTTGTTGGTGTTTCGAAGGCTTATACGACACGAGTAGGTGACGGCCCGTTCCCTACTGAGCTTCATGATGAAGTAGGCGACCAAATTCGTGAAGTAGGAAATGAATATGGTACAACGACTGGCAGACCGCGCAGAGTTGGCTGGTTCGACAGCGTTGTAGTACGACATGCACGCCGCGTAAGCGGAATTACCGATCTTTCTCTAAATTCCATTGATGTACTGACTGGCATCGAAACGCTTAAAATTTGTACAGCATATAAGTACAAAGGTGAAGTTATTGAAGAGTTCCCAGCAAGCCTTAAGGTTCTTGCTGAATGTGAACCTGTTTATGAAGAAATGCCTGGTTGGACAGAAGATATTACTGGTGTGAAAAACCTAGGTGATTTACCACCTAACGCACGTCACTATATTGAGCGTGTTTCACAATTGACAGGTATTCCATTATCAATCTTCTCAGTAGGTCCAGACCGTAATCAAACAAATATGATTCGTGGCGTTTTTGCTTAA
- a CDS encoding PilZ domain-containing protein: MSRNKRQVFRQQLDVPFAARMRIIEKNTPVATDFNHKIYIHDIGLEGIGFSVDFEAPMHTNMEFSIKLNDEPFRITGEVVWGKPNDPNDPNTRASHFFGVKFHLKTDKESSLIFQEVNRFAIKRHRRKQEIREMMKERLNKQAKG; encoded by the coding sequence ATGAGTCGGAATAAAAGACAGGTCTTTCGTCAGCAGCTTGACGTTCCTTTTGCTGCAAGGATGAGAATTATTGAAAAGAACACACCTGTCGCTACGGATTTTAACCATAAAATTTATATTCATGATATCGGACTCGAAGGTATTGGTTTTTCTGTAGATTTTGAAGCGCCAATGCATACGAATATGGAGTTTTCGATTAAGTTAAATGATGAACCATTTCGCATTACAGGTGAAGTGGTGTGGGGGAAGCCAAACGACCCTAATGATCCAAACACAAGAGCAAGCCACTTTTTTGGTGTGAAGTTTCATCTCAAAACGGATAAGGAATCCTCACTCATTTTTCAAGAGGTCAATCGTTTCGCCATTAAACGTCATCGTCGGAAACAAGAAATTCGTGAAATGATGAAAGAGCGATTAAATAAACAGGCAAAGGGGTAA
- a CDS encoding peptidoglycan DD-metalloendopeptidase family protein, protein MKKINVRRFIQLSVIVTSVSTLFWIEPVGASVYNLMKPVYHVYIDGENVGTVDSRAVLNENIKELKNEQEANGVKLSVENDVEVVTERLFKPSVDNKEALEQLDEEITFTGEGYTLSFDGEQVGSFVSEEQAKDALWEYAKSLLTDDKVKEIERTSLNVFESSDKPHPIDAVELSQPFTVEKNEVNPEDILTEEEGVSLLKSGFEEEVTYKVTENQSLKQVAKKFKMDVKELMEKNNLSSEDEIKKGDQLNVLEKNKFVNVMETVEIEKTKEIPYQVTKKKSDSLLKGEKKVTQDGEKGKKTVTYKVKRENGKAVEKKVVKEDVSKEPVDEVIKIGTKVIPSKGTGSFAWPAVGGTITSKQGDRWGSYHKGIDIAGVSDKTIRTVDNGKVTAAGTRSGYGNQVTVNHNNGLKTTYSHLASISVSVGDTVQKGDKIGVMGTTGDSTGIHLHFEVYKNGDLENPMNYVKK, encoded by the coding sequence ATGAAAAAAATAAATGTACGTCGTTTTATACAACTTTCAGTCATTGTAACGAGTGTTAGTACACTTTTTTGGATAGAACCAGTTGGTGCATCAGTTTATAATCTCATGAAGCCTGTTTATCACGTTTATATAGATGGAGAAAACGTAGGCACTGTAGATAGTCGAGCGGTATTGAACGAAAATATAAAGGAATTAAAAAACGAACAAGAGGCAAATGGTGTGAAGTTATCAGTTGAGAATGACGTGGAGGTTGTGACGGAACGCTTATTTAAACCTTCAGTTGACAATAAGGAAGCACTCGAGCAATTAGATGAAGAAATTACGTTTACTGGTGAAGGGTATACCCTCTCTTTTGATGGAGAGCAGGTAGGGAGCTTCGTAAGTGAGGAACAAGCAAAAGATGCTCTATGGGAGTACGCTAAGTCCTTACTTACTGATGATAAAGTGAAGGAAATTGAGAGAACAAGTCTGAATGTATTCGAATCAAGTGATAAGCCTCATCCGATCGATGCTGTTGAGCTCTCACAACCATTTACAGTTGAAAAGAATGAAGTGAACCCAGAGGATATTTTAACGGAGGAGGAAGGAGTGTCCCTCCTTAAATCAGGTTTTGAAGAAGAGGTAACATATAAAGTTACAGAAAACCAATCTCTTAAACAAGTAGCTAAAAAGTTTAAGATGGATGTTAAAGAATTAATGGAGAAAAATAACCTTTCTAGTGAGGATGAGATAAAGAAGGGTGATCAATTAAACGTTCTTGAGAAGAATAAATTTGTAAACGTGATGGAAACGGTAGAAATTGAAAAAACAAAAGAAATTCCATATCAAGTTACTAAAAAGAAAAGTGATTCTCTCTTAAAGGGTGAGAAGAAAGTAACGCAAGATGGAGAAAAGGGTAAGAAGACTGTTACTTATAAAGTAAAACGTGAAAATGGAAAAGCCGTTGAAAAGAAAGTTGTGAAAGAAGACGTTTCTAAGGAACCTGTAGATGAGGTAATTAAAATTGGAACAAAGGTAATTCCATCAAAAGGAACTGGTTCATTTGCATGGCCTGCTGTAGGAGGAACAATTACAAGTAAGCAGGGCGATCGCTGGGGATCTTACCATAAAGGAATCGATATTGCGGGGGTATCGGATAAAACAATCCGTACAGTGGATAATGGAAAGGTTACAGCTGCAGGTACGCGAAGTGGTTATGGGAACCAGGTTACTGTTAATCACAATAACGGTTTAAAAACAACTTATTCTCACCTGGCGTCCATTTCTGTCTCAGTTGGCGATACGGTTCAGAAAGGTGACAAAATTGGAGTTATGGGTACTACAGGAGATTCAACAGGTATTCATCTTCATTTTGAAGTATATAAAAACGGTGATCTTGAAAATCCAATGAATTACGTGAAAAAATAA
- the yycF gene encoding response regulator YycF, whose product MDKKILVVDDEKPIADILQFNLEKEGFTVVCAYDGDEAIAKVEEENPDMILLDIMLPQRDGMEVCREVRKKYEMPIIMLTAKDSEIDKVLGLELGADDYVTKPFSTRELIARVKANLRRRQQEPEKESSPNSLIKVGALTIHPDAYLVTKREESIELTHREFELLHYLSKHIGQVMTREHLLQTVWGYDYFGDVRTVDVTVRRLREKVEDNPSHPTWIITRRGVGYYMREPEQEQ is encoded by the coding sequence ATGGACAAGAAAATTCTTGTTGTAGATGATGAAAAACCAATTGCAGATATTCTGCAATTTAATCTTGAGAAGGAAGGCTTTACGGTGGTTTGTGCTTACGATGGAGACGAGGCCATTGCTAAAGTTGAGGAAGAGAATCCGGATATGATTCTTCTTGATATCATGTTACCTCAACGTGACGGAATGGAAGTTTGTCGTGAAGTTCGTAAAAAATATGAAATGCCAATTATTATGCTAACGGCAAAGGATTCTGAAATTGATAAAGTGCTAGGTCTTGAGCTTGGTGCTGATGATTATGTGACAAAGCCTTTCAGTACACGTGAGCTTATTGCGCGTGTAAAAGCCAATTTGCGCCGTCGTCAGCAGGAGCCTGAGAAAGAATCTTCACCGAACTCGCTTATTAAAGTGGGTGCGCTAACGATTCATCCAGATGCTTATCTTGTTACGAAGCGTGAAGAATCAATTGAGTTAACACATAGAGAATTTGAATTGCTACATTATTTATCAAAACATATAGGTCAAGTTATGACCCGAGAGCATTTGTTACAAACTGTTTGGGGATATGATTATTTTGGCGATGTTAGAACAGTAGATGTAACAGTACGTCGATTACGCGAGAAAGTCGAAGATAATCCAAGCCATCCGACATGGATTATTACAAGACGTGGCGTTGGCTACTATATGCGTGAACCGGAACAGGAGCAGTAA
- the walK gene encoding cell wall metabolism sensor histidine kinase WalK yields MGKVGFFKSIHFKFAIVYVLLILVAIQFISVYFNDKLEEQFQSNYASSIRDRAELLADNVSDQVNSKSDEEDDTINNLIRNFSQNEIRQILVVDSLGQVVGTLNDDGLEGTRATNDFVDSALNGVAEQEILLDSEGERFLAYGYPIKGETNTTVGAVYIQANMNQVFEQADEVNSLLAQSALIALVLTGLLGIIISRTITRPISDMRKQALVMARGDFTRKVKVYGEDEIGQLALAFNDLTRRLQEANAITEGERRKLTSVLAYMTDGVIATDREGMIILMNDRAEEMMNVSRETVLGTSLNKILQFAEEKTWDDVYNGPDSMILDLSDDQQTFIIRVNFSIIHKEDGPINGLIAVLHDITEQEQLEQERREFVVNVSHELRTPLTTMRSYLEALQEGALQDPEIAPRFLSVTQNETERMIRLVNDLLQLSKMDKKEYHLEFTEVDFVEMFDHVLDRFEMSKRENIEIVRQLPRLAIYTKVDKDKMTQVLDNIISNAIKYSPDGGTITARCWTIGKKIRISISDEGVGIPKNNLSKIFDRFYRVDKARSRQLGGTGLGLAIAKEMIHAHHGDIWAESKWGHGTTIYFTLPYKRIREVEDK; encoded by the coding sequence ATGGGAAAGGTCGGTTTTTTTAAATCCATTCATTTTAAGTTTGCGATTGTTTATGTCCTTCTTATTCTTGTTGCCATCCAGTTTATCTCTGTTTATTTTAACGACAAGTTAGAAGAGCAGTTTCAGAGTAACTACGCTAGTTCCATTCGCGATCGTGCTGAGCTTCTAGCTGATAATGTCTCTGATCAGGTGAACAGTAAGAGCGATGAAGAAGATGATACGATTAATAACTTGATTAGAAATTTTAGCCAAAATGAAATTCGTCAAATTCTAGTAGTTGATTCATTAGGTCAAGTAGTCGGTACGCTTAATGATGATGGTCTAGAAGGAACACGTGCAACGAATGATTTCGTGGATAGTGCATTAAATGGTGTAGCTGAACAAGAAATCCTTCTTGATAGTGAAGGAGAGCGGTTTTTAGCTTATGGCTATCCTATTAAAGGTGAAACAAACACTACTGTTGGAGCGGTTTACATTCAGGCAAATATGAATCAGGTATTTGAACAAGCAGATGAAGTGAATAGTTTATTGGCTCAATCTGCCTTGATTGCCCTGGTACTGACAGGCCTACTTGGTATTATTATCTCTCGTACGATAACAAGGCCAATTTCGGATATGAGAAAACAAGCACTTGTGATGGCCAGAGGCGATTTCACTCGAAAAGTGAAGGTGTATGGAGAAGATGAGATTGGACAGCTTGCGCTTGCCTTTAATGATTTAACAAGAAGGCTTCAAGAAGCTAATGCCATTACAGAAGGTGAGCGACGTAAACTTACATCTGTGCTTGCTTATATGACGGATGGTGTTATTGCTACAGACCGAGAAGGTATGATCATTCTAATGAACGATCGTGCTGAGGAAATGATGAACGTTTCACGTGAAACGGTTCTTGGAACATCACTAAACAAAATTCTTCAGTTCGCTGAAGAGAAGACGTGGGATGATGTTTACAATGGTCCTGACTCAATGATTCTAGATTTAAGTGATGATCAACAAACGTTTATTATTCGAGTTAACTTTTCTATTATCCATAAAGAAGACGGTCCAATTAATGGGTTGATTGCTGTCCTTCATGATATTACCGAGCAAGAACAGCTTGAACAGGAACGACGTGAATTTGTAGTGAATGTGTCACATGAGTTACGTACGCCTCTTACAACGATGAGAAGTTACCTTGAGGCGCTTCAGGAGGGAGCATTACAGGATCCTGAAATTGCTCCGCGCTTCTTAAGCGTCACGCAAAATGAAACAGAGCGTATGATCAGGTTAGTTAATGATCTATTACAGCTTTCTAAAATGGATAAGAAAGAGTATCATCTTGAGTTTACGGAAGTCGATTTCGTTGAGATGTTTGATCATGTGCTTGATCGCTTTGAGATGTCGAAGCGAGAGAATATTGAAATTGTAAGGCAGCTTCCGCGTTTAGCGATTTACACAAAAGTGGATAAGGACAAAATGACACAGGTGCTTGATAACATTATTTCTAATGCGATTAAGTACTCCCCGGATGGAGGTACTATCACAGCAAGATGCTGGACGATTGGGAAGAAGATCCGAATCAGCATTAGTGATGAAGGTGTTGGCATACCCAAAAATAATCTTTCGAAGATCTTTGATCGGTTCTATCGTGTAGATAAAGCTCGCTCACGGCAGCTTGGAGGAACTGGACTTGGTTTGGCTATTGCCAAGGAAATGATCCATGCCCATCATGGGGATATCTGGGCAGAGAGTAAGTGGGGACATGGAACAACGATCTACTTTACTCTCCCTTATAAGCGAATAAGGGAGGTCGAAGACAAGTGA